A part of Polyangiaceae bacterium genomic DNA contains:
- a CDS encoding class I SAM-dependent methyltransferase, with protein sequence MPADGDRQREALIDTARFAAQARALEGRRRDALIIDPVAKVFGGPKATHALAALNATPTVALVALRARWLDEWIVSHASSLSGVVALGVGFDARPLRISVPELCWIEVDFPEVFAEKSRALERLGQSYPRTEIAGSILHDEVLAQALELPRKSAGAGWCVLLEGVVGYLSRAQVRQVFERFADWAPQATVLFDVPSAAPPPGAARILPPFPTLSADIGELCERWELEERFREEKVAWAPQRHELEGGAGLYVARLRG encoded by the coding sequence ATGCCTGCTGACGGAGATCGGCAACGGGAAGCGCTAATCGATACGGCGCGCTTCGCGGCGCAAGCGCGAGCGCTGGAGGGGCGCCGACGCGATGCGCTAATCATCGACCCGGTGGCAAAAGTGTTTGGAGGGCCAAAGGCGACTCACGCTCTAGCCGCATTGAACGCGACGCCAACGGTCGCTCTCGTCGCGCTCCGCGCACGCTGGCTCGACGAGTGGATCGTCTCCCACGCAAGCTCGCTCAGCGGTGTCGTGGCGCTTGGTGTCGGCTTCGATGCTCGCCCCCTCAGGATCTCGGTCCCCGAGTTGTGTTGGATCGAGGTCGACTTCCCAGAAGTGTTCGCCGAAAAGTCCAGGGCGCTGGAGCGGTTGGGCCAGAGCTATCCACGCACCGAGATCGCTGGCTCGATCCTCCACGACGAGGTGCTGGCTCAGGCCCTTGAGCTCCCGAGGAAGAGCGCCGGAGCCGGATGGTGCGTGCTGCTCGAGGGCGTCGTGGGCTACCTATCACGCGCGCAGGTGCGGCAGGTTTTCGAGCGTTTCGCGGACTGGGCTCCGCAAGCGACGGTGTTGTTCGACGTCCCGAGCGCGGCGCCGCCGCCAGGCGCGGCTCGGATCCTTCCACCCTTTCCGACGCTGAGTGCCGACATTGGAGAGCTCTGCGAGCGATGGGAGCTTGAAGAGCGATTCCGTGAGGAAAAAGTAGCCTGGGCGCCCCAGCGGCACGAACTAGAGGGCGGCGCCGGGCTATACGTCGCGCGGCTTCGGGGCTGA
- a CDS encoding RHS repeat-associated core domain-containing protein, giving the protein MARTAPVPNIPAPPGMNPGAFVAGGGGDGGGAGGKGGKNGNGKEGAGTEDGDADASGDGNDGGCAEGDPICPITGRMFIHFFDFASPGPAALRWLRAYSSRDSDRASELGYGWSHSFSWRVHHRRRRTEVYDDVGRLQLFGGLDARGQIRRNPLGWTLEHAGDSLLLRTRNKDQVLRFGEVDSKGWRSLIGVLDRNGNEISLQRNEKHWLIGMRDSAGRAFRVANDERGRIRSIDVATNAQESAWQRVVSYSYDQNGDLVSVTDAEGYVDAYRYKNHLVTEHITPTGLTYHYRYDGKTSDAWCLESWGAYPGQTDPALAVGQRPPFANGPRRDVKGINWVRFTYDKQNAYTEVENSLGGVTRYFGDPVGRAVRIVAPEGGVWEREFDPDRGVLVAASGPSGSGVDRDVDAEGRVAYEAPIGSKGVARWVDEEGTETTYNELSQQVVQRRYDARGNLTFVRHQDGTWEEFAYDSRGLVTQQIHRNGGRTASEYDGHGNCIRLTHPSGRWESSEYDFLGRRVSYTNHAGEITTWEWDRRGEIVKKRTNDGNEIFVEYDAIRRPLLITDGGKTTRYEYGGVGWLTKVTHPGGQTYQLRYDTDGNRVEVENPRGQRFTLRNDLEGRVIEWTTFEGVRYTKQHGMNGAVEWLSSAVAHTTVETADDGRPLVLEAGDDKIEFSYSPIGLVKLDNGIAVVERELDVFQRLLSEVQGDHQVRLAWLGSALSAVTSDVGPPIGYEQGPDGDVVAVTVGSQRVEKKHPAGPDWVEYLGDRLVRRTTSSVAGVTIRQAVAKGNIHSDLTNLGSPKDASALWWAQYEYDRNRNLVAEHHSDGLRVEYELTPSSQISKKSVSRQGQLLREETYRYDAAGSPIVPGASYDHLMRPTGYHGEKFEYDEVGRLVSRLTDRGEWQYTWNSLDQLILVVAPGKRVEMDYDASSRRLRKRVIENGTLVKQEGYIWANNVVLHEVNELTGAVRTYLWDHSSWDRIGHVDVVDGEERVCFYVLKPAGGISHAIDADGRIVWQAEMSVFGECDPSVSDVPVSLRFANQHYDEDVELIYNRYRWYDPRLGMYVTTDPTFLEGTANPRDYVPNPLRWIDPMGLVAGGATAPSTTPSGGPAPTIDGTAAGAPYLSAPGAFATDGTPGTPGWVDCPANALHQGSGFGSETSTTSAQGIVNRAGDAYGCHSCGTMDSGYDTHYDKDGNPVQHWTCDHQPPRSTYNKTTSSKGGAVGAASNSSAGGAGAVRLYPHCKGCSNKQKTALSAASRAQDGRQNLAVMGLSQMSANQGVAF; this is encoded by the coding sequence ATGGCTCGTACCGCGCCCGTACCCAACATCCCGGCGCCGCCCGGGATGAACCCAGGAGCTTTCGTCGCTGGTGGTGGAGGTGACGGAGGAGGCGCCGGGGGGAAGGGCGGCAAGAACGGCAACGGCAAGGAGGGGGCCGGTACCGAAGATGGCGACGCCGACGCTAGCGGAGATGGCAACGACGGCGGTTGCGCTGAAGGTGATCCGATTTGTCCGATCACGGGCCGCATGTTCATTCACTTCTTTGACTTCGCGTCACCCGGGCCTGCGGCGTTGCGTTGGTTGCGTGCCTACAGCTCGCGAGATTCCGATCGCGCTTCGGAGTTAGGGTACGGGTGGTCTCACTCGTTCTCGTGGCGTGTTCATCATCGGCGTCGCCGCACCGAAGTGTATGACGATGTTGGCCGGCTGCAGCTCTTCGGTGGCCTGGATGCGCGGGGTCAGATCCGTCGGAACCCCCTGGGCTGGACGCTCGAGCACGCCGGCGATTCGCTCTTGTTGCGCACGCGGAACAAGGATCAGGTTCTCCGGTTTGGCGAGGTCGACAGTAAGGGCTGGCGTTCGCTGATTGGTGTGTTGGATCGCAACGGCAACGAGATCTCGCTTCAGAGAAACGAGAAGCACTGGCTCATCGGAATGCGCGATTCTGCGGGTCGTGCGTTTCGCGTAGCCAACGACGAGCGTGGTCGTATTCGGAGCATCGACGTTGCTACCAACGCGCAGGAGAGCGCTTGGCAGCGGGTAGTGAGCTACAGCTACGACCAGAACGGTGACCTGGTGAGCGTCACGGATGCCGAGGGCTACGTCGACGCGTATCGATACAAGAACCACCTGGTCACTGAGCACATCACACCCACCGGTCTCACCTATCACTACCGATACGACGGCAAGACGTCTGACGCCTGGTGTCTCGAGTCATGGGGCGCATATCCAGGTCAGACGGACCCCGCGCTGGCCGTAGGCCAACGCCCACCGTTTGCGAACGGACCGCGTCGCGACGTGAAGGGCATCAACTGGGTGCGCTTCACCTACGACAAGCAGAACGCGTACACCGAGGTCGAGAACAGCCTGGGCGGAGTGACACGCTACTTCGGCGACCCAGTGGGACGCGCCGTGAGAATCGTTGCGCCCGAAGGAGGAGTTTGGGAACGCGAGTTCGACCCAGACCGCGGGGTTTTGGTGGCAGCGTCTGGGCCGTCGGGTTCCGGCGTCGACCGCGACGTCGATGCAGAGGGACGCGTCGCGTACGAGGCACCCATCGGTAGCAAGGGCGTTGCGCGCTGGGTCGATGAAGAGGGCACGGAGACGACTTACAACGAACTCTCTCAGCAGGTCGTCCAGCGCAGATACGACGCCAGGGGCAACCTGACCTTCGTGCGTCATCAGGACGGCACGTGGGAGGAGTTTGCGTATGACTCCCGCGGCCTGGTGACTCAGCAGATCCATCGAAATGGTGGGCGCACGGCCTCCGAGTATGACGGTCACGGTAACTGCATCCGCCTGACCCACCCGTCGGGGCGCTGGGAGAGCAGCGAGTATGACTTCCTAGGCCGCCGTGTCTCTTATACGAATCACGCTGGCGAAATTACCACGTGGGAATGGGATAGGCGCGGCGAGATCGTCAAGAAGCGGACCAACGACGGCAACGAGATCTTCGTCGAGTACGATGCGATTCGCCGGCCACTGCTCATCACCGATGGCGGGAAGACGACTCGCTATGAATATGGCGGTGTTGGCTGGCTCACCAAGGTGACTCACCCCGGCGGGCAGACCTATCAGCTCCGTTACGACACGGACGGCAACAGGGTCGAGGTGGAGAACCCACGCGGCCAGCGCTTCACTCTGCGAAACGATCTCGAGGGACGCGTCATCGAGTGGACTACGTTCGAGGGTGTTCGCTACACGAAACAACATGGCATGAACGGCGCCGTGGAGTGGCTCAGCTCTGCGGTGGCCCACACCACGGTCGAGACCGCTGATGATGGGCGTCCCCTCGTCTTGGAAGCGGGCGATGACAAGATCGAGTTTTCCTACTCGCCCATTGGCTTGGTGAAGCTGGACAACGGAATCGCGGTCGTGGAGCGCGAACTCGACGTGTTTCAGCGTCTACTCAGCGAGGTCCAGGGAGACCATCAAGTGCGTCTGGCCTGGCTGGGTAGCGCGCTTTCTGCCGTCACCTCCGACGTTGGCCCGCCGATTGGCTACGAGCAAGGACCGGACGGCGATGTGGTGGCGGTCACCGTCGGCTCGCAGCGCGTGGAAAAGAAGCATCCCGCGGGGCCCGATTGGGTGGAATACCTTGGGGACCGATTGGTCCGCCGGACTACTTCGAGCGTCGCCGGGGTGACCATCCGTCAGGCAGTTGCAAAGGGCAATATCCACTCGGATTTGACGAACCTTGGCTCGCCAAAGGACGCCAGCGCGCTCTGGTGGGCACAATACGAGTACGACCGCAATCGCAACCTCGTCGCTGAACACCACTCAGATGGGCTGCGGGTCGAGTACGAGCTGACGCCGTCGAGTCAGATCTCAAAGAAGAGCGTGTCGAGGCAGGGGCAGCTCCTGCGGGAGGAGACCTACCGCTATGACGCTGCCGGCTCACCCATCGTGCCCGGCGCGAGCTACGACCATTTGATGCGCCCTACGGGCTATCATGGCGAGAAGTTCGAGTATGACGAGGTCGGGCGGCTGGTGTCGAGGCTCACCGACCGCGGGGAGTGGCAGTATACCTGGAATTCGTTGGATCAGCTGATCTTGGTTGTTGCCCCAGGGAAGCGTGTTGAGATGGACTACGACGCAAGCAGCCGACGCCTGCGCAAGCGGGTCATCGAGAACGGCACGCTGGTCAAGCAGGAAGGCTACATCTGGGCGAACAACGTAGTGCTGCATGAGGTCAACGAACTGACCGGAGCGGTTCGAACCTACCTCTGGGATCACAGCAGCTGGGACCGAATCGGTCACGTGGACGTCGTGGATGGCGAGGAGCGCGTGTGTTTCTATGTGCTTAAGCCCGCTGGCGGGATCTCCCACGCGATCGACGCGGATGGTCGCATCGTCTGGCAAGCGGAGATGAGCGTTTTCGGTGAGTGCGATCCGAGCGTGAGCGACGTCCCGGTGTCGCTTCGCTTTGCGAACCAGCACTACGACGAAGACGTCGAACTCATCTACAATCGCTACCGTTGGTACGACCCGCGTCTAGGCATGTACGTCACCACCGATCCTACCTTCTTGGAAGGAACAGCGAATCCCCGCGATTACGTGCCCAATCCTCTGCGCTGGATCGATCCCATGGGCCTGGTTGCCGGTGGGGCAACAGCCCCTTCGACCACGCCCTCCGGAGGACCCGCGCCGACCATTGATGGCACGGCGGCGGGTGCTCCCTACCTGTCAGCCCCTGGTGCGTTCGCGACTGACGGCACTCCAGGCACGCCCGGCTGGGTCGACTGTCCCGCAAACGCGCTTCACCAGGGCTCCGGTTTTGGGAGCGAAACGAGCACGACTTCCGCCCAGGGAATCGTGAATCGCGCGGGTGATGCGTACGGCTGTCACTCGTGCGGCACCATGGATTCGGGCTACGACACCCACTACGACAAAGACGGCAACCCGGTCCAGCATTGGACCTGTGACCATCAACCGCCGCGCAGCACCTACAACAAGACGACTTCATCGAAGGGCGGCGCGGTGGGAGCGGCCTCGAACTCTTCTGCCGGGGGCGCAGGAGCCGTGCGCCTCTATCCCCACTGCAAGGGCTGTAGCAACAAGCAAAAGACTGCGTTGAGCGCAGCGAGTCGAGCGCAAGACGGTAGACAAAACCTCGCGGTAATGGGTCTATCTCAGATGTCGGCCAACCAGGGTGTGGCGTTCTAG
- a CDS encoding PEGA domain-containing protein, with the protein MRPFVVLFSVGWALGSASALAQPAEPTEPEAPAAEPEQAPPEDPGRTKARELFMQGVARVKQAQWSEALASFEASQELFPHATTTFNIGACERAMGRYSRARRALRTALSQADTGQGELAPSLRTEAEGYIAEIERLLVHLSVRLDTTGSRIAVDGRPLVQDGPEHVAGLAAPGLGSVAPGARFEIVMDPGAHVITLSRKGYADAVVNRTYPPGTKTSLALRLDRLPATLDISSNVRDAIVTVNGKDFGPAPVSVLRPPGRYSVQVNRDGFEPYEATVNVQPGEASALRATLVEERFQLTKQWWFWAGAAAVVVGGAALTYYLTRPDPEPKPYDSGSTGWLVEPLRF; encoded by the coding sequence ATGAGACCGTTCGTAGTTCTGTTCAGTGTGGGCTGGGCCCTGGGGAGCGCTTCAGCTCTGGCGCAGCCCGCGGAGCCCACAGAGCCAGAGGCTCCTGCCGCAGAGCCCGAACAGGCGCCACCCGAGGACCCGGGGCGCACCAAGGCACGAGAGCTCTTCATGCAGGGCGTTGCCCGGGTGAAGCAGGCGCAATGGTCCGAGGCATTAGCTTCTTTCGAGGCGTCTCAGGAGTTGTTTCCGCACGCAACCACGACGTTCAATATCGGGGCATGTGAGCGTGCGATGGGCCGCTACTCCCGGGCGCGGCGCGCACTGCGGACGGCGTTGAGCCAGGCGGACACCGGGCAGGGTGAGTTGGCTCCCAGCTTGCGGACGGAGGCCGAGGGTTACATCGCGGAGATCGAGCGCCTGCTCGTGCACTTGAGCGTGCGTTTGGATACCACTGGCAGTCGCATCGCCGTCGATGGTCGCCCGTTGGTTCAAGACGGCCCGGAGCATGTGGCCGGGCTTGCGGCGCCAGGGCTTGGCTCTGTGGCGCCGGGCGCCCGATTCGAGATCGTCATGGACCCCGGGGCCCACGTCATCACGTTGAGTCGGAAGGGGTACGCCGACGCCGTCGTCAATCGAACGTATCCTCCGGGAACCAAAACGTCGCTGGCTCTGCGGCTCGATAGGCTGCCAGCTACGCTGGATATCTCCTCCAACGTTCGGGACGCGATCGTGACGGTCAACGGTAAGGACTTTGGGCCCGCGCCGGTGAGTGTCTTGCGGCCTCCGGGGCGCTACTCGGTGCAGGTCAATCGAGACGGCTTCGAGCCGTACGAGGCGACGGTGAACGTTCAGCCTGGGGAGGCGTCTGCGCTGCGGGCGACTCTGGTGGAGGAGCGTTTTCAGCTTACCAAGCAGTGGTGGTTCTGGGCGGGCGCCGCCGCCGTCGTCGTCGGTGGCGCTGCGTTGACCTATTACCTGACGCGGCCGGACCCCGAGCCAAAGCCCTACGATTCTGGCAGCACGGGCTGGTTGGTCGAACCGCTCAGGTTCTAG
- a CDS encoding protein kinase: MNIRSVELQAGTVIGGRYELECLLGEGGMGAVWRGRHLITKKHVALKLLKQGFPANEKLLKRFLREARAVSAVQHPNVVQVHDVIQLEDGAPAMVMDLLEGEDLAHKLARVGRLELDEFCRLLLPVVSAVGCAHAAGIVHRDLKPDNIMLHQQADGSVVPKVLDFGIAKLSASEGDAASTANLTQTGAVMGTAHYMPPEQVFGEKDVDQRADVWAMGVITYECLAGRKPVDGDNFGQIFKAIAMGSIQPLREVAPWLPDDVCELVDHMLVSDRANRCADLRLAYEVLGRHTEAEARSFGAFAPAPESSVAQSVAGVTSDTREPTSGRGWPPFGLAAGILIAVAGAGGAFWYASRSVPAPASSAVVAPPPQIQEEMSPAASPAPPLTSAAQPQVLPAEDAPAASAASAPPTKAKAPVVASTRSPGAAPARPTATAPTKPSAAPEAPKPKPTSTQITGGVVGEAPF; this comes from the coding sequence TTGAATATTCGAAGTGTGGAGCTGCAGGCAGGAACCGTCATTGGCGGTCGATACGAGCTGGAATGCCTGCTTGGGGAAGGTGGGATGGGCGCCGTTTGGCGCGGCCGACACCTGATCACGAAAAAACACGTAGCGCTCAAGCTACTGAAGCAGGGCTTCCCTGCCAACGAGAAACTCCTGAAGCGGTTCCTCAGGGAAGCGCGCGCTGTGAGTGCGGTCCAGCACCCAAACGTGGTCCAGGTTCACGACGTGATCCAACTGGAAGACGGCGCGCCGGCCATGGTGATGGACTTGCTCGAGGGGGAGGATCTAGCCCATAAGCTCGCGCGCGTCGGACGCCTCGAGCTCGACGAGTTTTGTCGGCTGTTGTTGCCTGTCGTTTCAGCGGTTGGTTGCGCTCACGCTGCCGGCATCGTTCACCGCGACCTGAAACCAGACAACATCATGCTGCACCAGCAGGCGGACGGTAGCGTCGTACCAAAGGTGCTCGACTTCGGAATCGCCAAGCTGAGCGCCAGCGAAGGCGACGCTGCGTCTACCGCGAATCTCACACAGACCGGGGCGGTCATGGGCACTGCCCACTACATGCCTCCAGAGCAGGTCTTTGGCGAGAAAGACGTCGACCAGCGAGCGGATGTGTGGGCGATGGGGGTCATCACCTACGAGTGCCTTGCCGGGAGGAAACCGGTAGACGGTGACAACTTCGGCCAGATCTTCAAGGCGATCGCGATGGGCAGCATACAGCCGCTCCGGGAGGTAGCGCCCTGGTTGCCGGACGATGTGTGCGAGCTCGTAGATCACATGCTCGTCAGTGACCGGGCGAATCGTTGCGCCGACTTGCGTCTTGCCTACGAGGTGCTCGGTCGCCACACGGAGGCCGAAGCGCGATCGTTCGGCGCCTTCGCGCCGGCGCCAGAGAGCTCCGTGGCTCAGTCCGTGGCTGGTGTGACCAGCGATACACGAGAGCCTACGTCGGGGCGCGGATGGCCACCGTTTGGCCTGGCTGCTGGGATCCTGATTGCTGTGGCAGGCGCTGGCGGCGCCTTCTGGTACGCCTCGAGGTCGGTGCCAGCTCCGGCTTCGTCGGCGGTCGTGGCTCCTCCCCCCCAAATCCAAGAGGAAATGAGTCCGGCTGCTAGCCCGGCCCCGCCGTTGACTTCCGCCGCTCAGCCGCAGGTGTTGCCTGCGGAGGACGCACCGGCTGCTAGCGCGGCCAGTGCCCCCCCGACGAAGGCGAAGGCGCCGGTCGTCGCGTCCACACGCAGCCCGGGAGCCGCGCCGGCGCGCCCCACGGCAACGGCTCCCACCAAGCCAAGCGCCGCTCCCGAGGCGCCCAAGCCCAAGCCCACGTCGACTCAGATCACCGGTGGCGTCGTGGGTGAGGCGCCGTTTTAG
- a CDS encoding SUMF1/EgtB/PvdO family nonheme iron enzyme has product MSDSRALASVVLVGSLLGLQGCGENTPVRPQLLIEVDTDVPTVAQAIADPAVSQDATLDTLRIDVINADGSVVDFIDVVAPTPDDWPISFGALPPDAGSQVTFRMRLFRGRDAARGTLNGIPSLEPPPRTSIDRVVNLDFPTEGVSEARVVLRGDCLGVRATFGSALATCIDAINPHGNPAEGVEPSITGGTLTGTWDKALSVPCRGTPPTPDAVCIPGGYSVLGDAGFVGLGNFLDAAPLTPVYLSPYWLDRTEVTVGRYREFVKRVGTPAEPPFTRIDGDLLRGECAFRGESVGEFDALPLNCTYYATLRELCQAEGGDLPTEAQWAHAARGRGEGRLYPWGEHEVECCVSSISRASLPGVPLLCEATEGLEPAGSHPPTESCNGLGDISRDGVLDLGGSLSELLLDSAQSFEDECWKMQGTAVDPLCSADGGLIALRGGNFSTGPKLAAAAVRGDWSKNTWASSIGARCAYPDGNGSQ; this is encoded by the coding sequence ATGTCTGATTCGAGAGCTCTAGCTAGCGTTGTCCTCGTTGGGAGCCTGCTCGGCCTGCAAGGGTGCGGCGAGAACACGCCGGTGCGACCTCAGCTGCTGATCGAGGTGGACACGGACGTCCCAACCGTAGCTCAGGCGATAGCCGATCCAGCCGTGAGTCAGGACGCGACACTGGACACCCTGAGGATCGACGTGATCAATGCCGACGGATCGGTCGTCGACTTCATCGACGTGGTAGCCCCCACCCCCGACGACTGGCCGATATCGTTCGGCGCGTTGCCTCCCGACGCTGGGTCACAGGTGACATTTCGCATGCGCCTGTTTCGAGGCAGGGACGCAGCTCGCGGAACTCTCAACGGTATCCCGAGTCTGGAGCCGCCCCCGCGCACGAGCATCGACCGTGTCGTAAACCTCGACTTCCCAACGGAGGGGGTCAGCGAGGCGCGGGTCGTATTGCGCGGCGATTGTCTCGGCGTGCGCGCGACCTTCGGCAGCGCCCTCGCGACGTGCATCGATGCCATAAATCCACACGGCAATCCTGCCGAGGGAGTGGAACCCAGTATCACCGGAGGGACGCTCACCGGCACCTGGGACAAAGCGCTCAGCGTACCCTGTCGTGGGACCCCACCGACTCCCGACGCGGTCTGCATCCCCGGCGGCTACAGTGTGTTGGGTGATGCCGGATTCGTCGGTCTTGGCAACTTCCTCGATGCAGCCCCCCTCACCCCCGTCTACCTCTCTCCCTACTGGCTGGATCGCACGGAGGTCACCGTCGGGAGGTATCGGGAGTTCGTCAAGCGAGTGGGTACGCCAGCCGAGCCACCGTTTACCCGCATCGACGGCGATCTCTTGCGCGGAGAGTGCGCTTTCCGCGGAGAATCAGTCGGCGAGTTCGACGCGCTCCCGCTGAACTGCACGTACTACGCAACGCTTCGTGAGCTGTGCCAGGCTGAGGGAGGTGACCTGCCGACCGAGGCCCAGTGGGCACACGCGGCTCGAGGACGAGGCGAAGGCAGGCTGTATCCATGGGGAGAACATGAGGTCGAGTGTTGCGTCAGCAGCATTTCGCGAGCTTCCTTGCCCGGCGTGCCTCTGCTTTGTGAGGCTACGGAAGGCCTAGAGCCCGCTGGTTCTCATCCACCGACTGAGTCGTGCAACGGCCTTGGCGATATCTCCCGCGACGGTGTGCTCGACCTCGGAGGAAGCCTGAGCGAACTGCTCCTCGATAGCGCTCAGTCCTTCGAGGACGAGTGCTGGAAGATGCAAGGCACTGCCGTGGACCCGTTGTGCAGCGCGGACGGAGGCTTGATTGCCCTGCGAGGGGGCAACTTCAGCACGGGGCCCAAGCTCGCCGCCGCAGCTGTACGCGGAGACTGGAGCAAGAACACTTGGGCCTCCAGCATCGGGGCTCGCTGCGCTTATCCCGACGGAAATGGCTCCCAATGA
- a CDS encoding formylglycine-generating enzyme family protein: MKRTPFLALTLGVLFAGCGESTGEVRAQWLVSLSTDAPLPQFGDRLVVEILEADGSPACAGCRRLLGVPSDWPATFGVIPPGDGSKELFVRARLYRTESAGNDGLPRSSRVIDVAGRLVAPQGATAVHLQLSMNCFGTPVRLEQGESCDPQTGEYVPLPVLGPAPASIPEPGSWSGAKSEPCAEPAPEGMICVPGGAFLMGAPTTSLISDDLDAEPLVHLSPYALDRDEMTVGEYLDIAAEFNLPLPALHNANPTSTRYYCTYDANDPESRALPVNCLDREQARAVCEVQGKRLPTEAEFEFAAGNRTQETLYPWGNDQDVCHYAALARNPLDLTDGTYAPYLECRETPDGRLAPGVVLGESTLDETELGLRNLGGNLSEWVEDLYADYTQACWQGLTLQDPMCEENSNGWFARRGGAWTGPQITARAAERNAQLTDTGSIGIGVRCATSF, translated from the coding sequence ATGAAGCGAACTCCCTTCCTGGCACTCACTCTGGGCGTGCTCTTCGCTGGCTGCGGAGAGAGCACTGGAGAGGTACGCGCCCAGTGGCTCGTGTCTCTGAGTACGGATGCTCCCCTACCTCAGTTTGGGGACCGCCTGGTTGTCGAGATCCTCGAAGCCGATGGCTCCCCGGCTTGCGCTGGTTGCCGCCGACTGCTGGGGGTGCCCAGCGATTGGCCGGCGACGTTCGGGGTGATTCCACCGGGTGATGGGAGCAAGGAGCTATTCGTTCGTGCACGGCTCTATCGAACCGAATCCGCGGGGAACGACGGGCTACCGAGATCGAGCCGAGTGATCGACGTCGCGGGCAGGCTGGTCGCTCCTCAGGGTGCGACGGCAGTGCACCTCCAGCTCAGCATGAACTGCTTCGGCACCCCTGTGCGGCTCGAGCAAGGCGAGTCTTGCGATCCGCAAACGGGGGAATACGTCCCCCTGCCGGTGCTTGGTCCCGCGCCCGCGAGCATCCCCGAGCCGGGGAGCTGGTCTGGTGCCAAGTCGGAGCCGTGCGCGGAGCCGGCACCGGAAGGCATGATTTGTGTGCCTGGCGGAGCCTTCCTAATGGGAGCGCCCACCACCTCTTTGATCTCCGATGATCTGGACGCGGAGCCCCTCGTGCACTTGAGCCCTTACGCGCTCGACCGAGACGAAATGACCGTGGGGGAGTACTTGGACATCGCGGCCGAGTTCAATCTCCCACTCCCAGCGCTGCACAACGCAAACCCGACATCCACACGCTACTACTGCACCTACGACGCGAACGACCCTGAGAGCCGCGCGCTGCCGGTGAACTGCTTGGATCGAGAGCAGGCACGCGCTGTGTGTGAGGTGCAGGGCAAACGCCTGCCAACGGAGGCCGAGTTCGAGTTCGCGGCAGGGAACCGCACACAAGAAACACTATATCCCTGGGGCAACGATCAGGACGTCTGCCACTACGCTGCGCTGGCAAGGAACCCGCTCGACCTCACGGACGGAACCTACGCGCCTTACCTGGAGTGCAGAGAGACACCCGATGGTCGCCTAGCGCCAGGGGTCGTGCTCGGAGAGAGCACCCTGGACGAGACGGAGCTCGGACTACGTAACCTCGGCGGAAACCTCTCCGAGTGGGTGGAGGACCTGTACGCGGACTACACGCAGGCCTGCTGGCAGGGGCTCACGCTGCAAGATCCAATGTGTGAAGAAAACAGCAACGGCTGGTTCGCCCGGCGAGGCGGCGCTTGGACGGGACCGCAGATCACCGCGCGCGCTGCAGAGCGCAACGCGCAACTCACGGACACCGGCTCGATTGGTATCGGTGTGCGCTGCGCAACTAGCTTCTAG
- a CDS encoding sigma-70 family RNA polymerase sigma factor, whose amino-acid sequence MGSNSSAAERRLRLVRGGVSPDSIDESLPPRSEAHAVASPATDEEADGAHASAPQPSVSAEPRQPPAPAHTPTPGESAPLVRAETSQTEDAELVLKVQAGDRQAFELLYRRHAGFAMNLAVRIQGSASDVEDVVHDAFIKAHQRLNDLRDAAAFRSWLGAIVVRLVRSRLRRRRLMATLGLTHAGDAVDLDAVAAGDASPEARAQLAQVYALLQTMPTEDRIAWTLRYVEHHRLEAVAELTDCSLATAKRRIARAQRFFEQHFVSGGSV is encoded by the coding sequence ATGGGTTCTAACTCTTCAGCAGCCGAGCGCCGGCTGCGCCTCGTCAGGGGCGGAGTGAGCCCAGACTCCATCGATGAGTCTCTCCCCCCGCGCTCCGAAGCCCACGCGGTTGCCAGTCCGGCCACCGACGAGGAAGCAGATGGAGCCCATGCTTCGGCTCCTCAGCCGAGCGTCTCTGCCGAACCCCGTCAGCCCCCAGCCCCCGCACACACTCCAACGCCAGGTGAGTCCGCGCCGCTAGTCCGCGCGGAAACGAGCCAGACAGAGGACGCGGAGCTGGTACTGAAGGTCCAAGCAGGAGATCGCCAGGCTTTCGAGTTGCTCTACCGGCGCCACGCCGGCTTCGCCATGAACCTCGCAGTCCGAATCCAAGGTAGCGCCAGCGACGTCGAAGACGTCGTGCACGATGCCTTCATCAAGGCTCACCAGCGCCTGAACGATCTGCGCGATGCAGCAGCGTTCCGTTCTTGGCTCGGCGCCATCGTCGTGCGCTTGGTGCGTAGCCGCCTGCGCCGGCGTCGCCTGATGGCCACGCTTGGGCTGACTCACGCCGGGGACGCGGTCGACTTGGATGCGGTCGCGGCAGGTGATGCGAGCCCCGAAGCGCGGGCGCAGTTGGCTCAGGTCTATGCGCTGCTGCAGACGATGCCGACTGAAGATCGCATCGCTTGGACTCTGCGCTATGTGGAGCACCACCGCCTCGAGGCGGTGGCGGAACTCACGGACTGCAGCCTCGCAACGGCGAAGCGCCGCATCGCGCGTGCTCAGCGATTCTTCGAGCAGCACTTCGTTTCTGGAGGGAGCGTCTGA